Proteins encoded within one genomic window of Candidatus Neomarinimicrobiota bacterium:
- a CDS encoding type IV pilus twitching motility protein PilT yields the protein MATEIYTLLKFAVDNGASDLHLCVGSPPIVRVDGDMLRTNLDPMDSTMIHSLIYDVMSDEQRKLFETNWEIDFSREFKGIGRFRVNVYKDINGEAAVFRMIPTKVFSFKELGLPDVLVNIASQDKGLVLVTGPTGSGKSTTLATIIDYINKKFKKHIITIEDPVEFVHVSNESLVNQREVGFNTKSFAAALRSALREDPDVILVGEMRDLETTSLAITAAETGHLVFGTLHTNNAAKTIDRIIDQYPATQQAQIRSMLSESLLAVVSQVLLKHASGKGRVAAFEIMIGTSGIRNLIRESKVFQIPSAIQTGSNVGMVSLDQSLVRLAKAGKISTNIAIQSATNPGYVKKNLDLD from the coding sequence ATGGCGACAGAAATCTATACACTTTTAAAATTTGCAGTCGATAACGGAGCGTCGGACCTTCATCTCTGTGTGGGATCCCCGCCCATTGTCCGGGTGGATGGCGATATGCTCCGGACCAATCTGGATCCTATGGACAGTACCATGATTCATTCCCTCATCTATGATGTGATGAGTGATGAACAACGAAAACTCTTTGAAACCAACTGGGAAATCGATTTCTCCCGGGAATTCAAGGGCATTGGACGGTTCAGAGTGAATGTCTACAAGGATATCAACGGTGAAGCGGCCGTTTTTCGTATGATTCCCACAAAAGTTTTCAGCTTTAAAGAACTTGGACTTCCGGATGTTCTTGTCAATATTGCATCGCAGGATAAAGGACTTGTTTTGGTGACCGGTCCCACAGGCAGCGGAAAATCTACAACTCTGGCGACAATTATAGACTATATCAACAAGAAATTTAAAAAACACATTATCACGATAGAGGATCCGGTTGAATTTGTCCATGTCTCCAATGAATCTCTTGTGAATCAGCGGGAAGTGGGTTTTAATACAAAATCTTTTGCTGCGGCTCTCCGGAGTGCCTTGCGGGAAGATCCCGATGTAATTCTGGTGGGTGAAATGCGGGATCTTGAAACGACCAGTCTGGCCATCACGGCAGCAGAGACGGGCCATCTTGTCTTTGGAACGCTTCATACCAATAATGCGGCAAAGACCATCGACCGGATAATTGACCAGTATCCGGCAACCCAGCAGGCACAAATCCGCTCCATGCTTTCCGAATCCCTCCTGGCGGTGGTATCCCAGGTTTTGCTGAAACATGCTTCCGGCAAGGGGCGGGTGGCAGCCTTTGAGATTATGATCGGTACCAGCGGTATCCGGAATCTGATCCGTGAAAGCAAGGTGTTTCAGATTCCTTCAGCCATTCAAACCGGCTCTAATGTGGGGATGGTGTCTCTGGACCAGTCCCTGGTCCGTCTGGCTAAAGCCGGTAAAATCAGCACGAATATCGCCATCCAAAGTGCCACCAATCCCGGTTACGTAAAGAAAAATCTGGATTTAGACTAA
- a CDS encoding S8 family peptidase: protein MFKRILLGSFIILIFNLSALTAGESPLHLWVFYKKNYILEDAAVQLSKYGKIRYQSRALHAISLELKEGLLPDNLRKLPGFHHMEPLRYLHYSAPVKTTTQTLSKKNVNVDPFYGYAFDQLTSLGITHAHNLGITGDGVRIGILDTGFKSSLSIFEKIRDEGRLIAERDFIHQDKSTEDEEEDGESGMIQTHGTGVWSVIGAYAPGELVGGAFDAEFVLAKTEVIPTETPVEEDYFAAAIEWFDSLNVDIATSSLAYLEFDDPYPGYPLSALDGKTTVVARVCNWAASRGMVVVTAAGNEGPGPTTLWSPGDSPLVITVGGVDIQGQVSSFSGRGPTADGRIKPDVAALAEDVYRILPSGEISYGSGTSFATPLITSGIVLIKQLRPDWDIQDMLYVLQKYAAQSKNNNTGWGIPDFGKIVNDLYQGSLEPFTLKAYPNPASLSITILSPRTSPSQSLTVFDLTGREIWETTLHSFQDSLTFYIPLNRWPSGIYFGRTGGQTVKFIKL, encoded by the coding sequence ATGTTCAAAAGGATTTTACTGGGAAGTTTCATTATTCTGATTTTCAATCTCTCCGCTTTGACAGCCGGTGAGTCTCCCCTGCACTTATGGGTTTTTTATAAAAAGAATTACATCCTGGAAGACGCCGCGGTACAGCTCAGTAAATATGGGAAAATCCGATATCAATCCAGAGCACTCCATGCCATCAGTCTTGAGTTGAAAGAGGGACTCCTGCCTGATAATCTCAGAAAACTTCCCGGATTCCATCACATGGAACCGTTACGGTATCTTCACTATTCAGCACCGGTTAAAACAACCACACAGACGCTTTCCAAAAAAAATGTGAACGTGGATCCATTTTACGGATATGCATTTGATCAGTTAACAAGTCTGGGTATCACCCACGCCCACAATTTGGGAATCACCGGTGACGGGGTACGGATTGGCATTCTTGATACCGGTTTCAAATCTTCACTGTCCATTTTTGAAAAAATCCGGGACGAGGGGAGATTGATTGCCGAGCGGGATTTCATCCATCAGGATAAGAGTACGGAAGATGAAGAAGAGGATGGCGAATCGGGGATGATTCAAACACACGGAACCGGTGTCTGGTCCGTAATCGGGGCTTATGCTCCCGGTGAACTTGTGGGGGGAGCTTTCGATGCGGAATTTGTGTTGGCAAAAACCGAGGTCATCCCGACCGAAACGCCTGTCGAGGAAGATTATTTTGCCGCAGCGATTGAGTGGTTTGATTCCCTGAATGTGGATATTGCCACCTCATCCCTGGCTTATCTGGAGTTTGATGATCCCTATCCTGGTTATCCCCTGTCGGCACTGGATGGAAAAACAACGGTGGTCGCCCGGGTATGTAACTGGGCAGCATCCCGGGGGATGGTTGTAGTCACTGCCGCCGGCAATGAAGGACCTGGTCCTACAACCCTCTGGAGTCCCGGAGATTCACCACTGGTGATTACGGTTGGCGGTGTGGATATACAGGGTCAGGTGTCGTCATTCAGCGGCAGGGGGCCAACAGCAGACGGCCGGATCAAACCGGACGTGGCGGCTCTGGCAGAAGACGTGTACAGGATCCTGCCTTCCGGAGAGATTTCCTATGGTAGCGGAACATCTTTTGCCACGCCCCTCATCACCAGCGGAATTGTCCTGATCAAACAACTCCGGCCGGACTGGGATATCCAGGATATGCTGTATGTGCTTCAGAAATATGCTGCACAATCTAAAAACAACAATACAGGCTGGGGAATCCCTGATTTTGGAAAAATTGTGAACGATTTATATCAGGGATCACTGGAACCTTTTACCTTGAAGGCATATCCCAATCCTGCCTCCCTCAGCATCACCATTCTGTCACCCAGGACTTCTCCTTCCCAGTCACTGACCGTCTTTGACCTGACAGGCCGGGAAATCTGGGAGACAACCCTTCATTCTTTTCAGGACAGCCTGACATTTTATATTCCCCTGAATCGATGGCCTTCAGGCATTTATTTCGGCCGGACCGGGGGACAAACCGTAAAATTCATCAAACTGTAG
- a CDS encoding transporter — protein sequence MLENPVFLLFVIITLGYFLGMIRFGSFSLEASGIVIVAMIFGHFGYMVPDAFRTMGLTLFLYTIGLQAGPGFIESFKKSGRQFTTLALITVGSAGILTLILGHIFRISPELSIGLFAGALTSTPGLAAATEASGSPMASLGYGVAYPVGVIGTILTLRMMPRLFRISIADAEKAVNLDKVDIHRQMEWRILRVTNENVRKMTIKDLNLDKHYGVTISRILRDGESLVPAQDIQLEIDDKVRLVGPREGLDKAVLLLGEEVHDVEIPLPANRTVLRVLVNNPEYVGKQLGDHHLEERFNVIVTRVRRSGIDLPPTPERRLQMGDILQLVGDAQTLEMLSERMGANLKNMLKYEIVPVSLGIVLGILVGSLHIGPENGLTISPGLSGGIILTSLFLGYKGVTGPVTWVVTGHTNRLLRDFGLVFFLSSVGTEAGAGLVNTIQDQGVILLLMALFITILPMLITALAGLKLFKLNLLTVLGTITGGMTNTPGLGVVNKMSDSDAVNASYAAVYPFALVLMIVFAHLLIKIW from the coding sequence GTGCTGGAAAATCCTGTTTTTCTCCTATTTGTTATTATTACCCTTGGATATTTTCTGGGCATGATCCGATTCGGTTCTTTTAGTCTGGAGGCATCCGGGATTGTCATTGTTGCCATGATATTTGGTCATTTTGGATACATGGTGCCCGATGCTTTTCGAACCATGGGACTTACGCTATTTTTATACACGATTGGACTCCAGGCCGGTCCGGGATTTATTGAATCCTTTAAAAAAAGTGGTCGGCAGTTCACAACACTGGCACTGATCACCGTTGGATCAGCCGGAATATTAACCCTGATTCTGGGGCACATTTTTAGAATAAGTCCTGAGCTGTCTATTGGCCTGTTTGCCGGAGCTCTCACATCCACGCCCGGACTGGCTGCCGCAACGGAAGCATCCGGAAGTCCTATGGCTTCCCTTGGATACGGTGTGGCATATCCTGTGGGGGTCATCGGTACGATTCTGACCCTGCGCATGATGCCCCGTCTTTTCAGAATATCAATCGCTGACGCCGAAAAGGCAGTTAATCTTGATAAGGTGGATATTCACCGGCAGATGGAATGGCGCATCCTCAGGGTGACAAATGAGAATGTCCGGAAGATGACCATCAAGGACTTAAATCTGGATAAGCATTATGGTGTCACGATCTCCCGGATTTTACGGGATGGAGAATCGTTGGTACCGGCACAGGATATACAACTGGAAATAGATGATAAAGTCCGCCTTGTGGGTCCACGGGAAGGACTGGATAAGGCGGTTCTTCTTCTGGGTGAAGAGGTACATGATGTTGAAATTCCCCTGCCTGCAAACCGGACGGTCCTCCGGGTTCTGGTCAATAATCCGGAATACGTGGGAAAACAGCTGGGAGATCATCATCTGGAGGAAAGGTTCAATGTGATCGTCACCCGGGTCCGCCGGAGTGGCATCGATTTACCGCCAACACCTGAACGCAGACTCCAGATGGGAGATATCCTCCAATTGGTAGGGGATGCCCAAACTCTGGAAATGCTGTCGGAACGGATGGGCGCCAACCTGAAGAATATGCTGAAGTATGAAATTGTTCCCGTCTCTTTGGGGATTGTTCTGGGTATACTTGTGGGAAGCCTTCATATCGGCCCGGAAAACGGGCTCACGATTTCGCCGGGATTGAGCGGCGGAATTATTCTCACCTCTCTTTTTCTTGGTTATAAGGGCGTTACCGGCCCGGTAACCTGGGTTGTGACCGGCCATACAAATCGGCTTTTGAGAGATTTTGGATTGGTCTTTTTTCTGTCGTCAGTGGGCACAGAAGCAGGAGCCGGACTGGTGAATACGATACAGGATCAGGGGGTTATCCTCCTATTAATGGCCTTATTTATCACGATTCTCCCCATGCTGATTACGGCATTGGCCGGACTCAAACTCTTTAAACTTAACCTGTTGACCGTCCTGGGAACTATCACCGGTGGTATGACCAATACACCGGGGCTGGGTGTGGTGAATAAAATGAGCGATTCAGACGCCGTAAATGCTTCATACGCCGCCGTTTATCCCTTTGCCCTGGTATTAATGATTGTGTTTGCACACCTGCTGATTAAAATTTGGTAA
- a CDS encoding PilT/PilU family type 4a pilus ATPase translates to MYTIEDFLNVMIKAKASDLYLTIGTYPMLRIEGKLIPLEVEKLNMDAMEALMKEMLSEKDIQKVQNQKELDFIVSKPGMGRFRGNAFYQRNSIGFVLRRILTRIPTLDELRMPPVLKDLIMRKQGLILVVGATGSGKSTTMAAMIDHRNSHTTGHILTVEDPIEFIHNHKKSIVNQREVGIDTPDFRSALKYALRQAPDLILIGEIRDSETMSAALNFSETGHLVLGTLHANNAYQTLERIMSFYPPEYHTMIRMQMSLNLQAIIGQRLVPTVKGARTVVLELLLDSARIRDLIHNGEIEMIRTTIEASTHEGMMTFDQSLYQKHMDGIISMEDAIRFADRPNDLRLRIRLNSQTADTEEKKIGITK, encoded by the coding sequence ATGTATACCATTGAAGATTTTCTGAATGTCATGATCAAGGCGAAAGCTTCGGATCTCTACCTGACGATCGGTACCTATCCTATGTTGCGCATTGAAGGGAAATTAATCCCCCTGGAAGTAGAAAAACTCAATATGGATGCCATGGAAGCCCTGATGAAAGAAATGTTATCTGAAAAGGATATACAGAAAGTTCAAAACCAGAAAGAACTGGATTTTATTGTCAGTAAGCCGGGCATGGGCCGCTTCAGGGGGAACGCGTTCTATCAGCGGAATTCCATCGGCTTCGTCCTCAGGCGGATTTTAACCCGGATTCCCACTCTGGATGAACTGAGGATGCCTCCCGTGCTGAAAGACCTGATCATGCGGAAACAAGGACTTATTCTTGTGGTGGGAGCTACTGGCTCAGGGAAAAGCACAACCATGGCTGCCATGATCGACCACCGGAACAGTCATACAACCGGACACATCCTTACGGTGGAAGATCCCATTGAATTCATCCACAATCATAAAAAAAGTATCGTCAATCAGCGGGAGGTGGGCATTGATACACCTGATTTCAGATCCGCTTTAAAATATGCCCTCCGCCAGGCTCCGGATCTGATTCTCATTGGTGAGATCAGGGACAGTGAGACCATGAGCGCTGCACTGAATTTTTCTGAAACCGGTCACTTAGTGCTGGGAACCCTCCATGCCAATAACGCTTACCAGACACTTGAACGGATTATGAGCTTTTATCCCCCAGAATACCACACAATGATTCGCATGCAAATGAGTTTGAACCTTCAAGCCATTATAGGCCAACGGTTGGTTCCCACCGTGAAAGGAGCAAGGACGGTTGTCCTTGAACTGCTCCTGGATTCGGCACGGATCCGGGATCTGATCCATAACGGTGAAATCGAAATGATTCGAACCACCATCGAAGCCAGTACCCATGAAGGGATGATGACCTTTGACCAAAGTTTGTATCAGAAACACATGGATGGAATCATTTCCATGGAGGATGCAATTCGTTTTGCAGACCGGCCTAATGATCTAAGGCTGAGAATCAGGCTTAACAGTCAAACGGCCGACACAGAAGAAAAGAAAATTGGAATAACTAAATAG
- a CDS encoding response regulator, with translation MTEYTILIIEDEPDMLRAIKLRLESIGFKVETASDGLEGLQKVKSIVPDLVLLDIMLPKMDGFKVCNMIKFDKKYKNIPVIILSAKSAQKDFHTAKTVGADAYLTKPFTTADMLKKIKELLPK, from the coding sequence ATGACAGAATACACAATACTCATCATAGAAGACGAGCCGGACATGCTCCGGGCGATCAAGCTCAGGCTGGAGTCCATCGGATTTAAGGTGGAAACGGCTTCAGACGGACTGGAAGGTTTACAAAAGGTTAAATCCATCGTTCCGGATCTGGTCCTTTTGGATATTATGCTGCCCAAGATGGATGGATTCAAGGTTTGTAATATGATCAAATTTGACAAGAAATATAAAAATATTCCCGTGATTATTCTGTCTGCCAAGAGCGCTCAGAAAGATTTTCATACGGCCAAAACAGTGGGTGCCGATGCCTATCTTACGAAACCTTTTACAACGGCGGATATGCTGAAAAAAATCAAGGAGCTGTTGCCGAA
- the pilO gene encoding type 4a pilus biogenesis protein PilO, with protein sequence MNQQRIGLINIGILFVAVLGWLFFLYLPVHQEIQTMNQELISMEQHIVQVGSIERNRAQIEERVKNLEKDLIQLFESVNSDKGIENTIDMIDQLAEHYNLELEYVNPSPIDQFSVPGTEQRKYFEKSLHSYPIDVFLNGKFIPTGKFLEELSAHTELVHIQSIHLLTDTQLPDKLHIEIKLLAYTAKE encoded by the coding sequence ATGAATCAGCAACGCATAGGACTGATCAATATCGGGATTCTGTTTGTCGCCGTTTTGGGATGGCTTTTCTTCTTATATCTTCCGGTACATCAGGAAATTCAGACCATGAATCAGGAGCTGATATCAATGGAACAGCACATTGTTCAGGTAGGTTCCATTGAACGGAACAGGGCACAGATCGAAGAGCGTGTTAAAAACCTGGAAAAGGATTTGATACAGCTTTTTGAATCTGTGAACAGCGATAAAGGCATTGAAAATACGATAGATATGATTGATCAGCTGGCAGAGCACTACAATCTGGAACTGGAATATGTGAATCCGTCGCCTATTGATCAGTTTTCCGTCCCGGGAACAGAACAAAGAAAATATTTTGAGAAATCACTCCATTCATATCCCATTGATGTCTTTTTGAATGGTAAATTCATTCCCACAGGCAAATTTCTTGAGGAATTATCCGCCCATACAGAACTGGTCCATATTCAGTCCATTCACCTGTTGACGGATACGCAGCTTCCTGATAAATTGCATATTGAGATAAAGTTGCTGGCTTATACGGCGAAAGAATAA
- a CDS encoding AAA family ATPase — translation MEYFEIVNLKKEPFSITPDPYYFYESEIHKECLNLLEIAVRTRRGLSVVIGGIGTGKTTLSRILLRRFYKYDPRFEFYLILDPSWNSELDFLKYLIDLFDIPERGDSIVVCKDIIENYLYEKGVEEKKVLVLVIDEGQKISSENLELIRTLLNYETNQYKLIQVIFFAQPEFRNILKKHPNFADRVSMGYTLKPLSREDAIAMIEHRLKIAGAPGGIKFFTDGALELIYLNSQGYPRKMITLCHDCLIEMIRQEKQMVDADIVISLLKGNRFFHVGAPPERL, via the coding sequence ATGGAATATTTTGAGATCGTAAATCTGAAAAAAGAACCATTCTCCATAACACCGGATCCCTATTATTTTTACGAATCCGAAATTCATAAAGAGTGTCTTAATCTGTTGGAAATTGCGGTTCGTACACGGCGTGGTCTTAGTGTGGTCATCGGAGGAATCGGGACGGGTAAGACAACCCTGAGCCGGATTCTGCTCCGCCGATTCTATAAATACGACCCCCGTTTCGAATTTTATCTGATTTTGGACCCTTCCTGGAATTCGGAACTGGATTTTTTGAAATATTTGATTGATCTCTTTGATATCCCCGAGAGGGGAGATTCTATTGTTGTCTGTAAAGACATTATCGAAAACTACCTCTATGAAAAAGGTGTTGAAGAAAAAAAAGTTCTTGTTTTGGTGATTGATGAAGGACAAAAAATTTCATCGGAGAATCTGGAACTCATCAGAACTCTTTTAAATTATGAAACCAATCAATATAAGTTGATTCAGGTAATCTTTTTTGCCCAGCCTGAATTTCGAAATATACTTAAGAAACATCCGAATTTTGCAGACCGGGTTTCCATGGGATATACACTGAAGCCCCTAAGCCGGGAAGATGCCATTGCCATGATTGAACACCGCCTGAAAATTGCAGGTGCCCCCGGGGGTATAAAATTTTTCACAGACGGCGCACTGGAACTGATTTACCTGAATTCACAGGGTTATCCACGTAAAATGATTACGCTTTGCCATGACTGCCTGATTGAAATGATTCGTCAGGAGAAACAGATGGTCGATGCGGATATTGTAATCAGCCTTTTAAAAGGAAATAGGTTTTTCCATGTCGGAGCACCACCAGAAAGATTATAA
- the galE gene encoding UDP-glucose 4-epimerase GalE yields the protein MQVLVTGGAGYIGSHTCVELLDKNYDVIVVDNLSNSKQESLARVEKITGKKLVFYPVDLRDNVSLSRVFQKHAIGSVIHFAGLKAVGESVEKPLLYYENNINGTLTLCRVMIEHGVKSIVFSSSATVYGDPASVPIREDFPLHATNPYGRTKLMIEEILRDLQISDPAWRIALLRYFNPVGAHPSGLIGEDPKGIPNNLMPYIAQVAVGKLKELRVFGNDYPTPDGTGVRDYIHVVDLAKGHLQALKKIRQDPGVFTYNLGTGRGYSVLEMIKAFEKASGKSIPYRITKRRPGDIVRCYADPSLALKELGWKAEKTLEDMTADTWRWQMKNPDGY from the coding sequence ATGCAAGTACTCGTCACCGGCGGGGCCGGATATATCGGAAGCCACACCTGTGTTGAACTCCTCGACAAAAACTATGACGTTATCGTCGTGGATAACCTCTCAAACAGCAAACAGGAATCCCTTGCCCGGGTGGAAAAAATAACCGGGAAAAAACTTGTCTTTTACCCTGTTGATTTACGGGATAATGTGTCTTTGTCAAGAGTCTTCCAAAAGCATGCCATCGGAAGTGTTATCCATTTTGCCGGTCTCAAGGCTGTGGGGGAATCAGTGGAAAAGCCCCTCCTCTATTATGAAAATAACATCAACGGAACTCTCACCTTATGCCGGGTCATGATTGAACACGGCGTTAAATCTATTGTCTTCAGCTCTTCGGCCACAGTCTATGGCGATCCGGCAAGTGTGCCGATCCGGGAGGATTTCCCTTTGCATGCAACCAATCCGTACGGGCGGACCAAACTGATGATTGAAGAAATACTCCGGGATCTGCAAATTTCCGATCCTGCCTGGAGAATTGCCCTGCTTCGGTACTTTAATCCCGTCGGTGCTCATCCCAGCGGACTCATCGGTGAAGATCCGAAAGGAATTCCAAACAACCTGATGCCCTATATTGCCCAGGTCGCTGTAGGAAAACTGAAAGAACTCCGGGTTTTCGGCAACGACTACCCTACACCGGACGGAACCGGCGTCCGGGATTATATTCACGTGGTGGATCTGGCAAAGGGACACCTTCAGGCATTAAAAAAAATCCGCCAGGATCCGGGAGTTTTTACATACAATCTGGGTACAGGCCGGGGATACAGTGTACTTGAAATGATTAAAGCCTTTGAAAAAGCCAGCGGAAAGTCTATTCCTTACCGTATCACCAAACGCCGCCCCGGTGATATCGTCCGTTGCTATGCAGACCCCTCTCTTGCGCTGAAAGAACTTGGGTGGAAAGCGGAAAAAACACTGGAGGATATGACCGCGGATACCTGGCGGTGGCAGATGAAAAATCCTGACGGATATTAA